One Microtus pennsylvanicus isolate mMicPen1 chromosome 10, mMicPen1.hap1, whole genome shotgun sequence genomic window, actcaaacttATAGCaattctcctacctcagtctcccaagttttgggattacaggcatgcaccatcacgcTGGGCCATGAAAGATCTTCACACTGACGAACTGGAATGCACCTACTATTTCTCTACTTAGTTTTAAATGTCAGACAACTGAGAAAAGACACGAAAGATTGAAGTCCATCTTCATCAAGAGTTTCTTCTTAAGAAATATTGCAAAAACTTTCAGCCACACATTTTTGGAGATTATCAACTTTAACAGTTAGAAATGTATTTAGCTTAAAGGagaatttatatgtttttaagaaacagtATCATTTCATCAATCAAGCAAGCCATTTCACCAATTaatcttttattgttattgcacacatcaatattttacagaaatattGTAAGGAGATTAAGTATTAACCTGCAATTACATGCCTTCTGATTTCTTCCAGTATAGAGATCCAAATTTTTATACAAATGCAATCAGCACGCAATAATTTCTGTTGCAAACTAACATCTTTTTGAGTCTCAAACTCTTTCCATACAGTCTTACATGTACCATTTAACTTTCTGTAAGGTCACTATGGCATCAACAACACACcaaaatttatccatttcttagcagttttttaaaaagtataaatggaatttctaaaacatatttttagaagtagctttatttatttatttgttcattatgAGGGTACTTTCCTGGGCACGTGCTACTCAAAGAGATGTCAAGAATCAGTTATGGAAGACTGGTTAATCTCTTAAATAGTTCTTCAGAATGACCACAAATACTTGGTGCTATTGCATGAAGACTCATGCAGAATGAAAAATCCACTTACTAGTAGGGATGCAGGCAAAGCTGCTTTAATATCTATTTTAATGCACATTAATTTGAGGatcaaaaaatttatttttactttcttattcCTCTTTGCAACCTATCACTTTATACCCACACAAGAAGAGCAGAAAGCCTAAAGAATTtgcacccacttaaaaaaaataaaataaaataaaataaaataaaataaaaaacaagttggacagtggtggtacatgcctttaattccagcacttgggaatttgaggctagactggtctacagggcaagttccaggacagccagggctacacagagaaccatatctcaaaaaataaggtaaataacaaataaataaaacacccaTGCAATAGAAACAGCTTTTTAATTCCACCTTCTCTCCTTATTTTGTATCtagcttttcattttaattttagttgatCTACTTTGTCAATGTTCACTTGCCAGAACATTCCTTGGCATTATTACTGGGGTAAAAATTGTATTCTTATTACTTTTATGGTCAACATATGATTAACAAACAAATGGCAGTGTGGGATGAAAAGAGGCCCTGAAACCTATCTCCATACTGACCCAGTCTTCCTGTGAGCAGCTTGTAAATACTTCTTTCCTGGTAGCTGATCAGTCTTAACTTCTTTGAACTCAGCACCACAGAACATTTAGATGGGTGGTAGGTATATCATGCCTTAAGGACTTAGAGGGCAAAGCCCTGTATTTTTCCCCTCTAAAATTGAAGATGTGTTTCCTCGCTTACTTTCTTGCATAATTTATCACAGTTCTCTCAAATTACATGAAGCATAAGGTTGACATCACCAATGATACTGTAATAACTATCAGTTACATACAAATGCCACATGCTGGAATTATTTTGGATAAGGGTTCTTATGCATTATCCAACTTAATATTCACagtaattttgttaaatattatgtCTATTCCATAGATGGTAAATGAAAGCCAAAAGTGATTGTTTTGAGATCAAATGAGTAATAAATGACCTGTGGTCTCCCTGTGTTTATAGCATTTCCTTCAAGCCAAGACATCTCTCATAGAAGCACACTCATATATTAAATTTAGCCCCTTCATTAAagcttttatttatctttcttaaaTTACTCTAATATAGCTACAAACTTTTTAAAGACACTTGTATATACCAGTATCAATATGTTTTAAAATCCCATCACTGTTGGAATCTAGATATGAGATTTCAAAAAACTATGTACCCTGCAACTTGTGAACTTCTCTTCTGTTCATAGATCACATATGGTCAAACAGGTTTAGAGAATTATAAAGCCATGGAAAAAGAGTATGTTTGCTCTGGTTTCTTTCTATAactttactttgtatttttatcCCACTGACATTTTTTTCAGCCACATACAGATAAAAAGGAGTACCAAGGCTGTCCATTTCTGCTTAAGAAATGGTTCACACATGTTTTCCCAATAGAAATTCAAGTTAAGTTTTAAGTAGTTGCTTATCATGCTATGAAATGCCCACAAAATCATTAGTAAACATAGTTAAAGCAAATGAAATTGTCTAGTTAGTGCAGGTAGCATCATGGGCTCTGTTCATGCTGATGCACAGCTACTATACTGGACACAGCTGTCTCATTCTCAGTCACTGGAAGTAATTGTTTCTGTTGGTTGTTACCTCTTCGGGCAACATTTTACTCTACAGCTTTTCCCTAGCTAGAATGGGAGATTTTGTCTGACTTTTAGTGTGGAGCCCTAATTGAGTCAAAATGTAATTGATGAAAGGCAGCATTTATGATTCCTAAACACCTGAGAACTTCCAATAAGCCCATTCTAACTTGTTAGAAAGTTAAGTAATATCCCTTATATTTCTTAAATACCTTTTGCTCATTTGCCTCACTTCCACTTATTGCTCTGTGCTCATTTAAAGTAATACATTCACTTTTTTAGTttaggaaacaaaaaacaaaaacaaccttgtgtccctccccccccctccgctTTGGCCTATTCTAATCCTAACTTCTATTACATTCAGCTCTGTCTTTTCTAGTGTCTGTTTATCTTTTACAACTCTGCCCCCTTCTTTTAACGTCTTCTGAACAGACTGTGGTGCTGACAAACCTTATGAAGTGGGTTTGAATTACTCTCACCTCCATTTTATCTATCTTAGACTTGTTTTTCTCTTAATTGCTACTTTAAGGATAGTTCAGGTTATTTCATTTGTTCTGCTGGGTTTAATACTTAAGATCTACACAATATTATggatttattatattaaaaaaccAACACCAAGACCAACGGATGGCTTCCTCCTCTCAGTGCCCTGTCATTCACTTAAACGTCTTGGCTCGCTTTCCTCACTAACGGGCAGCAAGAGTATACTCAGACCACACTAGTCTACTCACTAGTAGTGCCTCTTCTCACAGCAGAGGGCTTTCCCTGCTGGCGTGCAGCAGCTGGTTCTGGAGGGAGAGCATCCCTCCCGTTCTCAGGGTAACAGACTGTAGTAAAAGAGACATTGTGTCAGTTACCAAGTTTATAAAGCAGTGCAGCCAACCAGGAGTCATGCTTCACCCTGAGAAACCTGGATGGGGAAACCTCTAACTTTATAGGCATCTATAACCCCACGTTAAGATGCGCCACTATTCCTTCTTGGGAAATCCTTTCTGGAATATTCTCAACACCTATCCTGAAGAACCTTTTCCTAGGGTAACTTATTAATTGATGCTAGCCTCAGTTAACTGTTAGATGTTCTCTTAAGTGTTAGTGTTAGCGCTAtagaaattttctgaataaatcCGGTCCCTTTAATTTTTCTGTAATATACTTCTTTTTTGGGATAGGTagggggtttggttttgttttgaaatgagaCTCAACACCATAGCCCAGACTGGACTGGACTTTACAGGagtcctcttgcctcaacttccTACATTACAGCATTGCATGAATAAGCCACCAAGCCCTGATTGCAGTCTATCTCTTATATATGAGCTTCTTTGACTCCTAAGAGGCACTCTTTCTGCAAAGTAGCAGGGCACGCCAGGCTCACTGACTCCTTAGTCACAAAGGTCAAGAAGGTAAAATCACATGTAAATATCAATCCCAAGACACAGGACCATGGCCACGCTTCTAACAGACAGTTGTGTTTTATCAAATGAGCACTTGTACCAGCTGCTACTCCTACTACCAGCTCCATGTGTTCACACGATATACAAAGAGCTCACATGATTAGGACTTACGTGCTCCTCTATGCATCTGAGGTGGTAGCAACAGTAGTAGCTGCAGCAGTAACTACAATAGTCCTTGGACATTAGTTTTGTGTAGACAATGATAAAACCTGAACACAGTAGCAAGCGCGATATTACCTAGTAAGATAAACAAAGTTGCCACTGCGGGacccaaaagtaaaagaaagctaACTACACTCGAAGATTCTGGATTCCTGGAGCCAGTTCAGAACCAAAAAGGCTGAGTCACCACAAATCAGTTAGTGGCTGACAGATTAGCAGAGCTATTAGGTACCCGGTGTCTTAGTATTGAAGACATGTCAACAGCACTTATCACAAATGGCAGCTGTCTTTCAAATGACGCTATTTTGAGGTCAGGATGAAAATATTTCCAGTCTGCTTTAATTTCGAAGGTGGCATGGGCTTTGCAAGTTCTTGTTGTCTCTGGGGTATCGAGCTTGGCAGTAAGTGTAATACTGACTCCAGGATTGTCTGGTTGCTAACTCTCACCCTCAAAGATAATGTCTTCTGGATTTGGTGGAGGGGGGCAGAACTCTTCACTGGGAAAGATCTCCTGGAACAGTGCTTCCGCCTGCTTGACGGCATGCTCATTCCCCAGTCCACAGTCAGGCCCAGAGCAGATGTACACGTTGGGAGGCAAGCCACGGTACGAGCTTCGGCTCACCCCTGAGGAATCTCTCATGTTAAAATAAAGAGCCCACAAGAGTCTCGGTTTTCTGAGTTCTTCCTGGTCTTCTGCTTCTGTAAAAGGGATGAATAACTGCTTCACCACGGGTTCCAAGTCTTCCCTGGCTGTTTTTGAAGAGACACAAGTCAGGTGGACCAGATAGCTGTCCTTCATGCACGTCATGGTTGACGGGCATAACTCCATGACCCTGACGGAACCGGTTCCTGGCTCCAGCGGAGGCACTGTCAGAATGGAAACCTGCTGGTCTGAATCTGTCTCCAGGATGGACCGGTCTGTGATGAGCACGGCCCTCGAGATCTGCTGATACTGCACATTTGAACACGCTTCCTTAGAAAGGTAACTGTCTCCCACAATGAAATAGCTGGCACTTATTCTCTGACCAAAGTGGTCTATGATTCCTTTACATCTTCCGGAGTCTTTATCAACTACAAGGCATTGGACTTTATGGCGAAGACAATAGATTCCACCAAACACGGCACACATCCTGCAGAAACACTGGGGAATTTCTCCTTGGCCATATAAAGGGAATATAAAGGGAGTGTTGCCAAACCGTCCAAGACACTGAAGGAAGGTTTTGGTTGCTTTAAGGCCATCTAATGTAGTGCAGGAAGACTCTGATGTCATTGCAATTGAGTGCAGtatgaaatgctggaggctgggCGTTAACTGTTTAGTTTTTAGGTACTCAGAAAAAGAACATTCTTTGAAATCTTGGTATTCGTCAGAATGTTGTTCATAGTCTAGACAGAATGTGAGGAATTTCATTAGCATCCTCTTTTCAACCATAGTGAGCCCTTTACTATTGAAGACATCTGCTCTGGAGCAAGGCACCTGTTCCACTTTCCCTTCCCGAAATGCAAGGATTCTAGTGACGTTCTTAAATTCTGCATAACGACTAACATTTGATTTGATTAGAAGATCAATCAATGATCCTTGAGAATACAGCAGCTTTGATACCAAGTCAATATTAAATCTCCGGCTCTCCTTAATCATTTGAGGGTATGTAATCCTGCTTCTCTTTGGTTGTTCAGTGTTGTCTTCTACATGAAGTGTGTCTTCATCTTTATCTCCATCTGAAACTGCCTGGGTACCAGTTTCGTCTTCACggtccttttctttctccagtgaGTTCTCTGCAGCAACTGGGGATGATGAAGGCTCTCTATCACTTCTCTCTGGATGTTCACAAGGTGCTTCGTGGCTTGAAAAGTACGCCGGGTGCCTTTCTTTGGGCAAGCCTGCAGAATCCAGAGAATCAGCCAGGGTAGCAGATGCCTCTGAGAAAGGACTTCTCTGCAGAGCATCGGTCTTTTGAGTGCTGTCCCCAACATCCTGGCTGACATAACAGAAGACTTCTGTGTGCTGAATGGTTCCATCCTTCCTGCAAAGGGCGACGGCTTCTTCAGTGTCATGGATCAGGTCTTGCCACGAGGCGGTCATGTCTTCCTCGCTGTCATGGCTCTGTTGACAGTCCTTCAGCCAGGACAGCAAACCTGTAAAGCTGAAACTTGCCCAGTTCCCTCCGTAGTAACTTCTTGAGTCAACATGCAGAACTCTCTGTCCACTTCTCGAACATGCAGCTGCCAGGATGGACTCGGGCAAACCTGTCCCTACTATAATCACATCAAACTCTGTGGGAAGCTTGTCTGCCATCTTAGGAGCTGAAGCTTCAGGTCACAGCTGATGAAGGAACTCAGTACGGACCTAGGCCGAGGACTCCTCTGAGGTATTTATTCTGTAATAAAATCTCTACTTGCGATCTTCATTCAGAAAGACTGAACTTGCAAGTCCTAAGCTGTTTAACAGTTacaatttaaacatttaagaaaaaaaagtcaggagCATGGAAAACACGAGAAAGGCATGAAATCCTATCTGAGAACACTCAAATGGATGTATCCTTTTCATGTCTGCACTTCCCCTTAGCGGTAAAGGTTACCACGCATCACATATGCATTTGTGGCTGGAACTCTtctctgaaagaagaaaattcaagAAAAGAACACAATTGTAAATAATAGAAAAGCAATTTCATGCAACAGCAATTTCAATCCACTGGAGCCTGACTTGTTAATGTGGATACAAACCTCTACCCAAAGAAGTCATTAAATGCCTTCCCACAGGTCTCCTAAGCTCTTGAAAATGAACAGAAGATACTTTGTACATCTTCCCCCAAAGTAGTGAAACAGATACAATagcccacaaaaaataaaaaattaataatattataCAATTACTTTATggttaataaaatatttggacAACATTGAAAGCTTAGACTAAAAAAATATGTGGCTTTACAGTGTTTATGGAAACATACTAGGCTGAGTGATAATGTCAATAATGGGGAATATTGCCAGTGTCAGGAAAGTCTGTAGGTAATCCCAGTCAGCTGTATAGAAGATTTTACAACCTTAACCACCCTAAGGATCTTGCAGCAGATACATGAGACATCTAGATATTACAAGAGAATTAATTCAATAACTGACATTTAATATATGCAAGTACATGAAAGAACAGCCCGAGGGGAAATAGCCTTGTAACATTTTCTATACTAAAGTCCATGTATAAGTTAAAAAGTTTcctatattaaaacattttaacataaaTAATATCTATTTATAACATCTAAATAAGGAAACATTTACATTTTGCCAGTCTGTCTCTGCAACCATGAATCTCTTTCTAAACAGGTTCTTGTTTCTAAAGAAGCAATGGAAAAGGACTCCCCTAAACCCTTCCATCATATGCTGGTTATATCCATGTGGTGCTGGGTGTGCTGGAGGCTGTCCCTTGGATATACTCACCTGGACGTCTGCAGGCTAACACATTTTCACACCTCATTGCCAGCCTTTTCCTGGCTCATCATGCACAGTAGCAGTAAGTGTTCCTAGGCCTCTCTACTTTTCACTACTGTTACATATGCTGGCATCTAGATGCAGATACACGGAAGAGACTAGTAATTCTGATATTCATAAAACAAGCCGCTCTCCTGGAATTGACACGAACTTTACAAGGTTGCTGGTCTGACATGTCAGTTTAACTGATACAGCGATCCCAACAAGCCCAGCTGGTAGTAACCTCTGACCAAGATTATCAGGAATTCTACTTATATTTAGCCTTCTTTGAGAAGCCAGGACCAGAGCCCAGGATAAAGCCACTGCCTGGTCTACTTGTGCATATATGCAAGAACATGTGAATTACTCTCCCTTCTTCTAGTAGGGTATAAAGAGGGAGACAGAACCTATGAGGACATCCAAAGTATAAGCATTTACTTCCTCTAGGCATAGAAGGGAACAAAGCTGAGGCTGGCGGGGTGGGGTGAAGCGGGTTACAGGCACTAAGTAAGTACTTTCTGAACTACAGATGTCAAAGGGGTCTTCaaaaaacacaaagtaaataGGACAGATGACCTTAACCACAGTCAGCTCGATAGTGGATCACAAAGATGGGGAAACTGGCAGTCTGGGAGAGTGAATGACTTGGGAAAGCACAGACGATGAAGTAGCCACAGGGGCCCAACAGACCAGCGGTGCAGCCTCACCAAAGCTCTGCAGCAAGCTTCAGCCTTGAAAAACTTCCTCTCCTTTAGTACTCAGGATTGACTAGTCCTGGCTTAGGGATAGAAAGGGAAGCATTTTCCCTGTCTCCATCAAGAAGCATGCTCCGGGAGAAGAAACGATCTTTGCCAAGAACACTGTGAGTTCTGCCGTAacctcactcttctccaggagGTAACTGATTCCCAGTCCTCTAACCCTAGACCATCTACCTCAGGTTTCAGGGTGGGAACAGAAGCCATGGTTCAAAGCACTGATAAATGCCCTGGGTAAAGCACCAGGGTGGATGCTTCTAGAAGTCTTAAAAAATTTCTTCTGATGGTGACAGCTCCcggtgggaagaaaggagaaggaaggatacTGGAAGTGGAGATTGGCAGAGCATGGCGGGGGAACAGGATGCTGAAAACCACACTAAAAAACTGAACCCATTCTTGTTTTCACACTGCCGGCTGGACACCACAGCACAGAAACATATTTCACAGAAGAAAGAACTGTCATGTCTGTGAATAAACACCTGTCGCCTATCCCAGGGCCTCTGAGAGCCAGGCCTGACTGACACACGTCACCTTCTTAAAGACTAATCCACCTGAAAGACCCTCCCGACCAACGTTTTTAGTTAACACAGAGAATAACCACACAGTCAGCCTACATTATCACTGATGTCCTCTCACGGTCCCTCCTCaagttttagtattttttaaaatggaaatcctTAGATTAATGTTTATTAGGGGAAGAGACTAGAGAAAGTATCGGAATTATCAatcagtgaaataaataaaactgtaacttccaaattttctttgctttaaaatttcaaaaaaaggaATCATGACAATAACACTTAGGATTATGTTTGTCACACATAAGCTGgcaaataaaaatatccatgATGTTACATAGATGTTTTTCTCTAAGATCTGCCAAGATAAAGACAGTAGTCAATTACCGGTGTGTTTTAAGATTTGAAAAGGGGGACTTTAAGACTTAAGAAATACCCAATTCTATTTTAAATCTCTGTATAAACAAAATTcttagaacacacacatacacacaccccacatcaaacacacacacacacacacacacacacacacacacacacacaccagtaatttCCCAAGCTTAAAATACTGAGTTAGTCAAGCGCCAACCTGTCAATTTTCAATATAAATCTTCAAGAGATCAACAAGTTCTACTTTAATTAAACGTACTGGCTGCCCAGATAATTAATTAGTCACACCAATGAGTTGGACTTCTGAGCCATTTGTAACCTCGGGTGTGACAGAACTTATGTAGaggaaatacaattaaaaatgtcaTACAGTCTCACTCCCTAGGAAGCATTAAACGATTTATAATTGCTAGCAAATGGAAGGGTGGGGGAAATACACCGTTATTTAGGCTTCTACGTGTCACTCTGAGAAACAAATACTAAATACGTGATTAAAGCTCtccttgtcccttctccactTTTCAAGGGTTGACTTTTTTCTTGTGTCTCTTGACTCTACAGGCCCTCATTTCTCTCCCACCTTGTGCAGACCAGTAAAAACAGAATAGAGATGAGAAGATACAAGCTGGCC contains:
- the Chml gene encoding rab proteins geranylgeranyltransferase component A 2, producing MADKLPTEFDVIIVGTGLPESILAAACSRSGQRVLHVDSRSYYGGNWASFSFTGLLSWLKDCQQSHDSEEDMTASWQDLIHDTEEAVALCRKDGTIQHTEVFCYVSQDVGDSTQKTDALQRSPFSEASATLADSLDSAGLPKERHPAYFSSHEAPCEHPERSDREPSSSPVAAENSLEKEKDREDETGTQAVSDGDKDEDTLHVEDNTEQPKRSRITYPQMIKESRRFNIDLVSKLLYSQGSLIDLLIKSNVSRYAEFKNVTRILAFREGKVEQVPCSRADVFNSKGLTMVEKRMLMKFLTFCLDYEQHSDEYQDFKECSFSEYLKTKQLTPSLQHFILHSIAMTSESSCTTLDGLKATKTFLQCLGRFGNTPFIFPLYGQGEIPQCFCRMCAVFGGIYCLRHKVQCLVVDKDSGRCKGIIDHFGQRISASYFIVGDSYLSKEACSNVQYQQISRAVLITDRSILETDSDQQVSILTVPPLEPGTGSVRVMELCPSTMTCMKDSYLVHLTCVSSKTAREDLEPVVKQLFIPFTEAEDQEELRKPRLLWALYFNMRDSSGVSRSSYRGLPPNVYICSGPDCGLGNEHAVKQAEALFQEIFPSEEFCPPPPNPEDIIFEGES